From the genome of Streptomyces sp. NBC_00659, one region includes:
- the pglZ gene encoding BREX-2 system phosphatase PglZ: MTVATTTSAVRLNAATITQYLNSQPSLTPEKRRVVLLRAAPVWEGPAQLPWGAGRHARIAVGPSPLAVYELVLAHQAADATGPEVLVVLTDREEAELGPDLLAKVHRQRVSAVNIWDVVREAFGADATDHWLSEENWASEALLDATPPGGWPQLAGGALSRREALAALAMRRLGIGRYAPDADPGQMAGAGGLDVHALLRWSLQPGGPDRYLSLRAPERAGLARFLGEDDQVGLTGRALVSLVDAEHGPDAVAFGLVCGALWRDTELPDAAGGRRTRGRRRADEGSAAGGESVDAEDYRARGRAERWFGDEPPAHGAALDQLAASFGRACEEFVSALLLSGRSEFDESAAAARKMSHIALDRADSLIRQFGAERAARSSALLAAGLEARFAAVGQALTDKDPQQVTRSVGALDDHALAKEPDARTRIARAGMALRLAQWLAGDPPVASGNVAAAIGRQIAETGWVDLALEHIEAGGESEPALQSAYDSLCASVRAHRREIDRNFAHALATWTADGGTPGTMLAVETFLPRVVAPVVKAGDRGVLLLVLDGMNAAIASELGEELREHWVEYDPLADAKDAARRRAMAAALPTLTAVSRTSLFAAKLTSGAQTDEKRAFPAHRFWGDAKAAAFHKDDLRAHAAGDSFGPGLLTALNDEQTHVAVVLNTIDDRLAKEQKLGDGAWRLSDIGQLRELLRYAALQGRAVILTSDHGHVVDRHGARLEAEVPLSARHRVPGGPLAESEVLLTGPRVVVPPTESASSGTRGGEVVALWDADSRYTAQKAGYHGGASLAEVAIPVLAFLPFGAQPPKGWRELGDQRPSWWRLDGQAAEPGHTVATVGAVTGEHAEARPAASPSKQAGGSPSTGKAAKEAVEIVASRDSLFDMVLVPTEEEALLSVAAVAPDEADQSASPHDALMAALLASEIYQVQVQVLARKRELPRMERAVRVLLDVGGTLPMTALAQRVGLPATRGAEGFCAVLRQLLNYDGAQVLETLPDGRTLRLNTGLLKGQFELD, from the coding sequence GTGACCGTGGCGACGACAACCAGCGCGGTGCGGCTCAACGCCGCCACGATCACCCAGTACCTGAACTCGCAGCCCAGCCTCACCCCCGAGAAGCGCCGGGTGGTCCTGCTGCGTGCGGCACCAGTCTGGGAGGGACCCGCGCAGCTCCCGTGGGGTGCGGGACGGCACGCCCGGATCGCCGTCGGCCCTTCGCCGCTCGCCGTGTACGAGCTGGTGCTGGCCCACCAGGCGGCCGATGCCACCGGACCCGAGGTCCTCGTCGTCCTCACCGACCGCGAGGAGGCCGAACTCGGCCCCGACCTGCTGGCCAAGGTGCACCGGCAACGCGTGAGCGCCGTCAACATCTGGGACGTCGTCCGCGAGGCGTTCGGCGCCGACGCCACCGACCACTGGCTCTCCGAGGAGAACTGGGCCTCCGAAGCACTCCTCGACGCGACGCCTCCGGGCGGCTGGCCGCAGCTGGCGGGCGGTGCACTGTCCCGGCGCGAGGCGCTGGCCGCCCTCGCCATGCGCAGGCTCGGGATCGGACGGTACGCCCCCGATGCCGACCCCGGGCAGATGGCGGGCGCGGGCGGTCTCGACGTTCACGCGCTGCTGCGCTGGTCGCTGCAGCCCGGCGGCCCCGACCGTTACCTCTCGCTGCGGGCACCCGAGCGTGCCGGACTCGCCCGGTTCCTCGGCGAGGACGACCAGGTGGGGCTCACCGGGCGGGCCCTGGTCTCCCTGGTCGACGCCGAGCACGGGCCGGACGCCGTCGCGTTCGGGCTCGTCTGTGGCGCGCTCTGGCGGGACACCGAACTTCCGGACGCCGCCGGTGGGCGGCGCACGCGTGGCCGTCGGCGTGCGGACGAGGGATCCGCGGCCGGTGGCGAGTCCGTGGACGCCGAGGACTACCGGGCACGGGGGCGCGCCGAGCGTTGGTTCGGGGACGAACCGCCGGCGCACGGTGCGGCCCTCGACCAGCTCGCAGCGTCCTTCGGCCGGGCCTGCGAGGAGTTCGTGTCCGCACTGCTGCTGAGCGGGCGGTCGGAGTTCGACGAGTCGGCGGCGGCTGCCCGGAAGATGAGCCATATCGCCCTGGACCGGGCGGACTCACTGATCCGGCAGTTCGGAGCCGAGCGGGCAGCCCGGTCAAGTGCCCTGCTGGCGGCGGGACTTGAGGCCCGCTTCGCTGCCGTCGGGCAGGCTCTGACCGACAAGGATCCGCAGCAGGTCACGCGGTCCGTCGGCGCCCTCGACGACCATGCGCTCGCGAAAGAACCCGACGCCCGGACCCGTATCGCACGCGCCGGCATGGCGCTGCGGCTCGCCCAGTGGCTCGCGGGCGACCCACCTGTCGCGTCCGGGAACGTGGCGGCGGCGATCGGCCGCCAGATCGCGGAGACCGGCTGGGTGGACCTCGCCCTCGAACACATCGAGGCCGGGGGCGAGAGCGAGCCTGCCCTGCAGTCCGCGTACGACAGTCTGTGTGCCTCCGTGCGGGCGCACCGACGGGAGATCGACCGGAACTTCGCACACGCCCTGGCCACGTGGACAGCGGACGGCGGGACACCCGGAACGATGCTCGCGGTGGAGACCTTCCTCCCTCGTGTGGTCGCCCCCGTGGTGAAGGCCGGGGATCGCGGGGTACTCCTGCTCGTTCTCGACGGTATGAATGCGGCCATCGCCTCTGAGCTGGGCGAAGAACTGCGTGAGCACTGGGTCGAGTACGACCCTCTCGCCGACGCGAAGGACGCGGCGCGCCGCCGGGCGATGGCAGCCGCGCTGCCCACTCTCACGGCGGTGTCGCGGACCTCGCTGTTCGCGGCCAAGCTGACGTCGGGCGCCCAGACCGATGAGAAGCGGGCGTTCCCCGCACATCGGTTCTGGGGGGACGCGAAAGCCGCTGCCTTCCACAAGGACGATCTTCGGGCCCATGCCGCCGGGGACTCCTTCGGCCCCGGACTCCTCACCGCGCTCAACGACGAGCAGACGCACGTCGCGGTGGTCCTCAACACCATCGACGACCGGCTGGCGAAGGAGCAGAAACTCGGGGATGGCGCCTGGCGGCTGTCCGACATAGGGCAGCTCAGGGAACTGCTGCGCTATGCCGCGCTGCAGGGCCGGGCGGTGATCCTGACCAGCGACCACGGGCACGTCGTCGACCGCCACGGGGCTCGGCTGGAGGCCGAAGTCCCGTTGTCGGCCCGGCACCGGGTGCCTGGGGGTCCGCTCGCGGAGTCCGAGGTGCTGCTGACCGGGCCTCGTGTCGTCGTCCCCCCGACCGAGTCCGCGTCCAGTGGCACGCGGGGCGGTGAGGTTGTCGCACTCTGGGACGCCGACTCCCGCTACACCGCGCAGAAGGCGGGCTACCACGGCGGTGCTTCCCTCGCCGAAGTCGCCATCCCCGTACTGGCGTTCCTGCCGTTCGGCGCGCAGCCGCCCAAGGGCTGGCGCGAACTCGGTGACCAGCGGCCCTCGTGGTGGCGCCTCGATGGTCAGGCGGCCGAGCCCGGGCACACCGTCGCGACAGTCGGCGCAGTGACAGGCGAGCACGCCGAAGCGCGACCGGCGGCGAGCCCGTCCAAGCAGGCGGGCGGTTCCCCGTCCACCGGCAAGGCGGCGAAGGAGGCGGTCGAGATCGTGGCGAGCCGTGACTCGCTCTTCGACATGGTGCTCGTGCCTACCGAGGAGGAGGCACTGCTGTCCGTCGCGGCTGTCGCCCCGGACGAAGCGGATCAATCCGCCTCGCCGCACGACGCCCTGATGGCCGCGCTCCTCGCTTCGGAGATCTATCAGGTGCAGGTGCAGGTGCTGGCGCGCAAGCGCGAACTGCCTCGGATGGAACGGGCTGTCCGGGTCCTGCTGGACGTCGGAGGCACGCTTCCGATGACGGCACTGGCGCAACGCGTCGGCCTTCCGGCCACCCGTGGCGCCGAGGGCTTCTGCGCGGTCCTGCGGCAACTGCTCAACTACGACGGTGCCCAGGTGCTGGAGACGCTTCCGGACGGACGCACGCTGCGGCTGAACACCGGCTTGCTGAAGGGGCAGTTCGAGCTGGACTGA
- a CDS encoding CBS domain-containing protein produces MTTPPSDDSLLALKGTRISVPDLLALFGTRRRDDQSVLAIAQALRDVGLSTVPSFATCGRGIEVHVVALETVAAPDDSASDEESEEEPTPGLLPQHPLRIGDIPAARAGLESLPSSAQLSEATYLMRTRDYSQLPIIDGTTTLCGAVTWNSVARMYEKANVDRVLANAMVDDPPVVEEHQNFFAALPLVCEKGYVLVRRYDGRFSGIVTSADITERFDATARPFFIVGEIEFLLRKCLGAAIDPEAIKAVQPKKPERQTGKISDLMFGDYVSLLDGQQSKEALRPKADQNWQDLGWPMVNRVQFVYQLDQVRRIRNKIAHFAPEPLDQRSLDELGQFLRVLRQLV; encoded by the coding sequence ATGACGACTCCGCCGTCCGACGACAGCCTCCTGGCACTCAAAGGCACGAGGATTTCCGTACCGGACCTGCTCGCGCTCTTCGGCACACGCCGGCGTGATGACCAGTCGGTGCTGGCCATTGCGCAGGCACTCAGGGACGTCGGCCTGTCCACGGTTCCGTCCTTCGCGACCTGCGGACGCGGGATCGAGGTCCATGTCGTAGCTCTGGAGACGGTCGCGGCACCGGACGACTCCGCTTCCGACGAGGAGTCCGAGGAGGAGCCGACGCCCGGTCTGCTTCCGCAGCACCCGCTGCGGATCGGCGACATCCCGGCGGCACGTGCGGGACTCGAGTCCCTGCCGTCGAGCGCGCAGCTCTCCGAGGCCACCTATCTGATGCGCACCAGGGACTATTCCCAACTGCCCATCATCGACGGGACGACAACGCTGTGCGGCGCCGTCACCTGGAACTCTGTGGCCCGGATGTACGAGAAGGCCAACGTCGACCGGGTGCTGGCCAACGCCATGGTGGACGACCCTCCGGTGGTCGAGGAGCACCAGAACTTCTTCGCCGCGCTGCCCTTGGTCTGCGAGAAGGGCTACGTACTGGTCCGGCGCTACGACGGCAGGTTCAGCGGGATCGTGACCTCCGCCGACATCACGGAACGCTTCGACGCCACAGCCAGGCCGTTCTTCATCGTCGGGGAGATCGAGTTCCTGCTCCGCAAGTGCCTCGGCGCCGCGATCGACCCCGAGGCCATCAAGGCTGTGCAGCCGAAGAAGCCTGAGCGCCAGACCGGCAAGATCTCCGACTTGATGTTCGGGGACTACGTCTCGCTGCTCGACGGCCAGCAGAGCAAGGAAGCACTGCGGCCGAAGGCGGACCAGAACTGGCAGGACCTCGGCTGGCCCATGGTCAACCGGGTCCAGTTCGTGTACCAGCTCGACCAGGTGCGCAGGATCCGCAACAAGATCGCGCACTTCGCCCCCGAGCCGCTGGACCAGCGGTCCCTCGACGAGTTGGGGCAGTTCCTGCGGGTACTCCGGCAGCTTGTCTGA
- a CDS encoding GmrSD restriction endonuclease domain-containing protein: MSLDSPKLKELLKQVESGSLQLPDFQREWKWDDERIRALIATVTLNYPLGVVMSLQTGGATPFKPRPLSGAQVPETTVPDLLLLDGQQRMTSLYQALRRDQPVDTVDARGKDLRRWYYIDIAKAIGSPSDRDEAIVSVPEDRTLRRNFAREIVLDLSTTELECAAAHFPLNLVFDTPRMNAWHREFVKADEANWEIWSLFEEHVLNHVQSFDVPMINLKSSTTMDAVCAVFERVNTGGVPLNVFELLTATYAGNQAHVAETGEYYRLPDAWHRIKSDLTSAYPVLGRMEAGLEDGLSSSDFLQSIALVRTWELKQDGRSSSVSCKRRDLLELPLDDFVRLAPRLAEAFAWVGGFLERQCIVGWADLPYRTQLVPLAAVRAVLGDETDTAAGEQRIEQWYWNGVLGEMYGGSTESRFPRDVEQLVEWIRGEGGDPDTVTEAVFVSDRLDTLSTRNSAAYKGIYALLIKQGAVDWYYTEAPLSPGQLVARGVDVRLIFPKPWVTKVHPAYGARANSIVNKTPLSYRASRSMTGPPAAYLKSLMLESGMRPEWFDDVVATHLIEPSTLHEGEFERFYRDRSKQLLDLVRSAMGKRTVFRDADDTSGR, from the coding sequence GTGTCGCTCGACAGTCCGAAGCTCAAGGAACTGCTCAAGCAGGTCGAGTCAGGGTCCTTGCAACTGCCCGATTTCCAGCGCGAGTGGAAATGGGACGACGAGCGCATCCGGGCGCTCATCGCGACGGTGACACTCAACTATCCCCTTGGCGTGGTCATGTCGCTGCAGACGGGCGGCGCCACCCCCTTCAAGCCCCGGCCGCTGAGCGGTGCGCAGGTCCCCGAGACCACGGTGCCCGACCTGCTCCTGCTCGACGGTCAACAGCGGATGACCTCCCTGTACCAGGCCCTGCGGCGCGACCAGCCCGTGGACACCGTGGACGCTCGCGGCAAGGACCTGCGGCGCTGGTACTACATCGACATCGCCAAGGCGATCGGCTCTCCCTCGGACCGTGACGAGGCGATCGTGTCGGTGCCCGAGGACCGGACGCTCAGGAGGAATTTCGCGCGCGAGATCGTCCTCGATCTGAGCACGACGGAGCTGGAGTGCGCCGCCGCCCATTTCCCGCTGAACCTGGTGTTCGACACCCCGCGCATGAATGCCTGGCACCGCGAATTCGTGAAGGCGGACGAGGCGAACTGGGAGATCTGGTCCCTTTTCGAGGAGCACGTCCTCAACCACGTGCAGTCGTTCGACGTACCGATGATCAACCTCAAGTCGTCCACGACGATGGACGCGGTGTGCGCGGTCTTCGAGCGGGTGAACACCGGTGGCGTTCCCCTGAACGTCTTCGAGCTTCTCACCGCCACCTACGCCGGCAACCAGGCACACGTGGCGGAGACCGGGGAGTACTACCGCCTCCCCGACGCGTGGCACCGCATCAAGTCGGACCTGACGTCCGCCTATCCGGTGCTCGGCCGGATGGAAGCCGGGCTCGAGGACGGTCTGAGCAGCAGCGACTTCCTGCAGTCGATCGCACTCGTCCGCACCTGGGAGCTCAAGCAGGACGGCCGCAGCAGTTCGGTCTCCTGCAAGCGCCGTGACCTGCTGGAGCTGCCGCTCGACGACTTCGTGCGCCTGGCCCCCCGGCTGGCGGAGGCCTTCGCCTGGGTCGGTGGCTTCCTGGAGCGGCAGTGCATTGTCGGGTGGGCGGACCTGCCGTACCGCACCCAACTCGTACCGCTCGCCGCCGTACGTGCCGTTCTCGGCGACGAGACGGACACGGCGGCCGGCGAGCAGCGCATCGAGCAGTGGTACTGGAACGGCGTGCTCGGTGAGATGTACGGCGGATCGACGGAGAGCCGGTTCCCGCGTGACGTGGAACAGCTTGTCGAGTGGATCCGAGGCGAGGGCGGCGACCCCGACACGGTCACCGAGGCCGTCTTCGTGTCCGACCGTCTCGACACCCTCAGCACCCGCAACAGCGCCGCGTACAAGGGCATTTACGCGCTGCTCATCAAGCAGGGCGCCGTGGACTGGTACTACACGGAGGCACCCCTCAGCCCCGGCCAGCTGGTCGCCCGCGGTGTCGACGTACGGCTGATCTTCCCGAAGCCCTGGGTCACCAAGGTGCATCCCGCCTACGGGGCACGCGCCAACTCGATCGTCAACAAGACCCCGTTGTCGTACCGGGCCAGCCGGAGCATGACCGGCCCGCCGGCCGCCTACCTCAAGTCGCTGATGCTGGAATCGGGCATGCGGCCCGAGTGGTTCGACGATGTCGTCGCGACGCATCTCATCGAGCCGTCGACGCTGCACGAGGGCGAGTTCGAGCGGTTCTACCGGGACCGGTCGAAGCAGCTCCTCGACCTGGTCCGGTCCGCCATGGGCAAGCGCACCGTCTTCCGTGACGCCGACGACACGTCGGGCCGGTGA
- the brxD gene encoding BREX system ATP-binding protein BrxD codes for MSTDQPSRTSPVSAARRRDVIDALRRGAVPESGLDLLATGLDRFETALDAELSAVASGASVFKAVRGEYGSGKTFFTRWLGERAKRRNFAVAEIQISETETPLHRLETVYRRLTERLATPGFPPSALRPVVDAWFYTLEEDALADGASEEGLTESVERLLVARLAEVSRHAPSFSAALRGYRAALASGDEATAAAVMAWLGGQPHVAAAARRAAGVRGDLDHFGALGFLQGLLTVLRDSGHAGLFLVLDEVETLQRVRSDARDKALNALRQLIDEVHSGRFPGLYLIITGTPAFYDGQQGVRRLAPLAQRLATDFTTEPRFDNPRAVQLRLPGFTKDSLVALGQTIRDLYASGSPDPDRIMAMADDAYVADLATAVGGALGGKVGVAPRLFLKKLVGDVLDRVDQFEDFDPRKHYALTVGVSELTEVERNAAASGADDVELELP; via the coding sequence GTGAGTACAGATCAGCCGTCCCGTACGTCCCCCGTCAGCGCGGCCCGCCGACGCGATGTGATCGACGCCCTGCGCCGAGGGGCGGTGCCCGAGAGCGGCCTCGACCTGCTGGCGACCGGCCTGGACCGCTTCGAGACGGCGCTCGACGCCGAGCTGTCCGCGGTGGCGTCGGGTGCGTCGGTGTTCAAGGCGGTCCGCGGTGAGTACGGATCCGGCAAGACCTTCTTCACCCGGTGGCTGGGCGAACGTGCCAAGCGCCGGAACTTCGCCGTGGCCGAGATCCAGATCTCGGAGACCGAGACCCCGCTGCACCGGCTGGAGACCGTCTACCGGCGGCTCACCGAGCGGCTGGCCACTCCCGGGTTCCCGCCCAGTGCGCTCCGGCCTGTCGTCGACGCCTGGTTCTACACCCTGGAGGAGGACGCTCTCGCCGACGGAGCCTCCGAAGAGGGGCTCACCGAATCGGTCGAGCGGCTGCTGGTCGCACGCCTGGCCGAGGTCTCCCGGCATGCCCCGTCCTTCTCCGCGGCGCTCCGTGGCTACCGCGCCGCGCTCGCCTCGGGTGACGAGGCCACCGCGGCGGCCGTCATGGCGTGGCTCGGCGGACAGCCCCACGTGGCCGCCGCGGCCCGTAGAGCCGCCGGAGTCCGGGGGGACCTCGACCACTTCGGCGCGCTGGGCTTTCTCCAGGGGCTGCTCACCGTGTTGCGTGACAGTGGGCACGCGGGCCTGTTCCTCGTCCTCGACGAGGTGGAAACGCTGCAACGCGTTCGCTCTGACGCCCGCGACAAAGCGCTCAACGCACTGCGGCAACTCATCGACGAGGTGCACTCAGGGCGCTTCCCGGGCCTCTATCTGATCATCACGGGCACCCCGGCGTTCTACGACGGCCAGCAGGGCGTGCGGCGGCTGGCGCCCCTCGCCCAGCGGCTGGCCACCGACTTCACCACCGAACCGCGCTTCGACAACCCACGCGCGGTGCAGTTGCGACTCCCCGGTTTCACGAAGGATTCGCTGGTCGCTCTCGGGCAGACCATCAGGGACCTGTACGCGAGCGGATCCCCGGATCCGGACCGAATCATGGCGATGGCTGACGACGCCTATGTCGCGGACCTGGCGACCGCCGTGGGCGGTGCCCTGGGAGGCAAGGTCGGGGTGGCCCCCAGGCTGTTCCTGAAGAAGCTGGTGGGTGATGTCCTCGACCGTGTAGACCAGTTCGAGGACTTCGATCCGCGCAAGCACTACGCGTTGACCGTCGGCGTCTCCGAGCTCACGGAAGTCGAGCGGAACGCCGCGGCGTCCGGCGCGGACGACGTGGAACTGGAGCTGCCGTGA
- a CDS encoding DEAD/DEAH box helicase, whose amino-acid sequence MGDSEGTDPLDRLHPGLVHHIVNTLGWPGLRPLQEESILPLLDGSDAVLLAPTAGGKTEAASFPLLSKMAQDGWTGTSLLYVCPLKALLNNLRPRLETYTSWLGRTAALWHGDVTHSRRKRILRDRPDVLLTTPESLEAMLVSANVDHRAFFSGLRAIVVDEVHAFAGDDRGWHLLAVLERLQRVAGHPVQRVGLSATVGNPEQLLHWLQGSGAGKRPARVVAPHLRDTSPALPPPGEVELDYVGSLDNAARVIAALHQGEKRLVFCESRREVEELGASLRAKGVTTFLSHASLSVDERNRAEEAFAEARDCVIVSTSTLELGIDVGDLDRVLQVGAPGTVASFLQRIGRTGRRPGSVRNCLFLAVDEAGLMSAAALLLLWSRGWVEPITPPPEPRHIAAQQILALCLQEHRVGDRLWQEWWGGVGPFGPAAEPVMRHLVEQGYLDRDGGMLFIGPEAEQRFGYRHFMDLTAVFTAAPEFTVLSGRTEIGTTDPALLTNEVVGPRRLLLAGRSWQVTYIDWSRRRCFVEPVEGGGKARWGGVGFARTASYELSRAVREVLLGSTPPVKLTRRAEGALAQARERYDETVYVGGTVLTRGGPDTNVRWWTWAGSRANTTLAASLTSVADPLQRPTDAYVRLREDITAQEWRKATAEAAEHLCLPTVDPRAVAGLKFNAALPPRLAEATVAARLADLDGATAVLREPVRFVRPTATDQR is encoded by the coding sequence GTGGGAGACAGCGAGGGAACCGACCCCCTGGACCGGCTGCACCCGGGCCTGGTCCATCACATAGTCAACACCCTGGGCTGGCCCGGCCTCCGGCCACTGCAGGAGGAGTCGATCCTCCCCCTCCTCGACGGCTCGGACGCGGTGCTGCTCGCACCCACGGCCGGCGGGAAGACCGAGGCCGCGTCCTTTCCGCTGCTCTCCAAGATGGCGCAGGATGGCTGGACCGGCACGTCCCTGCTCTACGTCTGCCCCCTCAAGGCCCTGCTCAACAACCTGCGTCCGCGCCTGGAGACGTACACCTCCTGGCTGGGGCGGACAGCCGCGCTGTGGCACGGTGACGTGACGCACTCACGCCGTAAGCGGATCCTCCGCGACCGGCCGGACGTGCTGCTCACCACTCCTGAGTCGCTGGAAGCCATGCTGGTCAGCGCCAACGTCGACCACCGAGCGTTCTTCTCGGGCTTGCGGGCGATCGTCGTCGACGAGGTGCATGCCTTCGCCGGGGACGACAGGGGCTGGCATCTGCTCGCCGTACTGGAACGGCTTCAGCGCGTGGCGGGACATCCCGTGCAGCGTGTCGGGCTCTCCGCCACCGTCGGCAATCCGGAGCAACTGCTGCACTGGCTTCAGGGTTCGGGGGCCGGAAAGCGCCCCGCCCGAGTCGTCGCACCCCATCTGCGTGACACTTCCCCGGCCCTCCCCCCGCCCGGGGAGGTCGAGCTCGACTACGTCGGTTCCCTGGACAACGCGGCGCGAGTGATCGCCGCCCTGCACCAGGGCGAGAAACGGCTCGTGTTCTGCGAATCCCGCAGGGAGGTCGAGGAACTCGGCGCCAGTCTGCGCGCGAAGGGCGTGACCACGTTCCTGTCGCACGCCTCTCTCTCCGTCGACGAGCGCAATCGGGCCGAAGAGGCATTCGCAGAGGCCCGCGACTGTGTGATCGTCTCCACCAGCACGCTGGAACTCGGCATCGACGTTGGCGACTTGGACCGGGTCCTCCAGGTCGGCGCGCCAGGTACCGTCGCCTCGTTCCTGCAACGCATCGGACGCACCGGGCGGCGGCCGGGATCCGTACGGAACTGCCTTTTCCTCGCCGTCGACGAAGCGGGGCTGATGTCCGCGGCGGCCCTGCTGCTGCTCTGGTCACGCGGCTGGGTGGAACCGATCACACCGCCCCCTGAGCCCCGGCACATCGCCGCTCAACAGATCCTCGCGCTGTGCCTTCAGGAACATCGGGTAGGCGATCGACTGTGGCAGGAGTGGTGGGGTGGCGTCGGTCCCTTCGGCCCTGCCGCCGAGCCTGTGATGCGCCACCTGGTCGAGCAGGGCTACCTCGACAGGGACGGCGGCATGCTGTTCATCGGTCCCGAAGCCGAACAACGCTTCGGGTACCGGCACTTCATGGATCTGACGGCGGTGTTCACCGCAGCCCCGGAGTTCACCGTACTGTCCGGCCGCACAGAGATCGGCACCACGGATCCGGCACTGCTGACCAATGAGGTCGTCGGGCCTCGCCGACTACTCCTGGCGGGGCGCAGCTGGCAGGTAACGTACATCGATTGGTCGCGGCGGCGCTGTTTCGTCGAGCCGGTCGAGGGCGGCGGCAAGGCACGTTGGGGTGGGGTGGGATTCGCACGTACCGCATCGTACGAACTCTCCCGTGCCGTACGGGAGGTCCTGCTCGGCTCGACACCTCCGGTCAAGCTGACCCGACGCGCGGAGGGGGCGCTGGCCCAGGCCCGGGAGCGGTACGACGAGACGGTGTACGTCGGCGGAACCGTGCTGACTCGCGGCGGACCGGACACGAACGTCCGCTGGTGGACCTGGGCGGGCAGCCGGGCCAACACCACCCTCGCCGCCTCGCTCACCTCGGTCGCCGACCCACTCCAGCGTCCGACGGACGCCTACGTGAGGCTGCGCGAGGACATCACAGCGCAAGAGTGGCGGAAGGCCACCGCGGAAGCCGCCGAGCACCTCTGCCTGCCCACCGTGGATCCCCGAGCCGTAGCCGGGCTGAAGTTCAACGCGGCACTGCCACCACGTCTCGCGGAAGCAACCGTCGCGGCACGTCTGGCCGACCTGGACGGTGCGACGGCGGTATTGCGCGAGCCTGTCAGATTCGTACGTCCGACTGCGACGGACCAAAGGTAG
- a CDS encoding HNH endonuclease, which yields MGNGYGAEAIFDPDLVQWVLQPRGQRSKRGPQHFEHSVRQGIRLADYEHVLGEHAGLLKGIFPDGVARLWGATSCETPGHAKAVAIRGQKVGDEVLFYGEGNFIAKARILGLLRSHQLAAAVWGADEDQKAWEHVMALGDIVEFDVPVPAASLLVELVKQKTLRSLTLVSASERRRHLGLLNDLLGEHASQTRRPSEAKRAASVTRMRRDELLHALGTLEAGLPEKQRTRDVSLALLWAIGRSASGESLTPEDVCRNEVGPLLLDFGARDVNFTLEHTFRHLRSTGLWESVGGLQREAARLLRKPLTRAEAIGLLCSSYLQDVDQEELLERVGLAGYGNASGATDGEAGEGENEERPSGRRERRQVSGSRAGRDPRLAEEVKSLYQHQCQICGERLETRFSHYSEAAHIQGVGSPHDGPDDLSNLLCLCPNCHVQFDKLFLFIDEEWNVRKSRDGKFVKALIRSPGHAIDEKCVEYHRGLCGRGAYSIDLN from the coding sequence ATGGGGAATGGTTACGGCGCTGAGGCAATCTTCGACCCTGACTTGGTTCAGTGGGTGTTGCAGCCCCGAGGTCAGCGCAGCAAGCGCGGGCCTCAGCACTTCGAGCACTCAGTGCGGCAGGGAATCCGACTCGCGGACTATGAGCACGTCCTCGGGGAGCATGCGGGACTGCTGAAAGGTATCTTCCCTGATGGGGTGGCGCGGCTGTGGGGGGCGACCTCATGTGAGACGCCAGGGCATGCCAAGGCTGTTGCCATTCGGGGCCAGAAGGTCGGAGACGAGGTCCTGTTCTACGGCGAAGGGAACTTCATAGCCAAGGCTCGCATCCTGGGCCTGTTGCGCAGTCACCAGCTGGCGGCAGCGGTTTGGGGAGCGGACGAGGATCAGAAGGCGTGGGAACACGTCATGGCTCTGGGCGACATCGTCGAGTTCGACGTACCGGTACCGGCGGCCTCTCTCCTCGTCGAGTTGGTAAAGCAGAAAACGTTGCGCAGCCTCACCCTGGTGTCCGCCTCCGAACGTCGGCGCCACCTGGGTCTGCTGAACGACTTGCTCGGCGAGCACGCATCCCAGACGCGTCGGCCCTCCGAAGCAAAGCGGGCTGCTTCCGTCACAAGAATGCGGCGCGATGAGTTGCTGCATGCTCTCGGGACCTTGGAGGCTGGCCTTCCGGAGAAGCAGCGCACGCGCGATGTGTCACTCGCGCTGTTGTGGGCCATCGGCCGCTCGGCTTCCGGGGAGAGCCTGACGCCGGAGGACGTGTGCCGGAACGAAGTCGGCCCCCTTCTGCTTGACTTCGGAGCGCGTGACGTGAACTTCACGCTGGAGCACACGTTCCGGCATTTGCGAAGCACGGGGCTGTGGGAATCTGTGGGCGGTCTCCAGAGGGAGGCGGCGAGGCTCCTGCGAAAGCCGCTCACGCGTGCCGAGGCAATCGGCCTGTTGTGCAGCTCCTACCTCCAGGATGTCGACCAGGAGGAGCTGCTGGAGCGCGTCGGTCTCGCCGGGTATGGGAACGCCAGCGGGGCGACGGACGGCGAGGCCGGCGAAGGGGAGAATGAGGAGAGGCCGTCCGGGAGAAGGGAACGCCGACAGGTGAGCGGCTCGCGAGCCGGCCGGGACCCGCGCCTCGCCGAAGAGGTCAAGTCGCTCTACCAGCACCAGTGCCAGATATGCGGGGAACGTCTGGAAACACGTTTCAGTCACTACAGTGAGGCCGCGCACATTCAGGGGGTCGGGAGCCCGCACGACGGCCCGGACGACCTGTCGAATCTGCTGTGCCTCTGCCCCAATTGCCATGTTCAGTTCGACAAACTGTTCCTGTTCATTGACGAGGAGTGGAACGTACGGAAAAGCAGGGACGGGAAATTCGTCAAGGCCTTGATACGCAGCCCCGGGCACGCCATCGATGAGAAGTGTGTCGAGTACCACCGGGGGTTGTGCGGTCGGGGCGCCTACAGCATTGACCTGAACTGA